The DNA segment CTAAAGagtaaattttttgaaaagaaagaGTAATGCCCCATAATAAGTCACATAACTGTGACCTATCAAAGTTATGTCCCTGACCCTGGCCCAACATGCACGTTCTATTCATTCATTTTCTGCTGCAGAACATCTCAGAGTCCTTAGAAATTAGAATCCAATGGCACCTTCTATTGTATGGCCTCACTGGAACatcatattattaacattaaattcttaaaatatgtatgtatattattaaaattatatatatatatatatatatgtatgtatatactGATTCCCAAAGACTATAAAGTGTGAATAAAAAGAGAATTGTAGTGGTAGGTCAGTAGGGTTGGTTGGAGTAAGACAAGAAATGGGTAGAAGGTTGAATATAAACAAATGGCGTAACATTAATGGTATGATATTTCAAACAAATGCATACAACTTCATTTTAGTAATCAATTAATAATAGCAATTAAGCTGTCAACTTACTGGCAGCTCTTTCTCCTTTTTACCCTTCCCACCTTCACTACATTTTCTGAAagacaaattatttttaaatttactaaAAATCTAGGAGGTTCAGACACTCTTGTTAACGTGTTTGTGTAGACACTCGTATTGGACATACGACATTCGTGGAACATGTATTAAagtgtttaattcaaaaaatattggttGAATTTCTGAtaattaacacaattttaatacaatttaaaaaaatacattaattttttaaaaatttaaaattattgtataaatttttattatgattataaaaataaggaacaaatccttttgaatcAGCAATGAACAACATTtttctgtttaaaaaaaaaatctaaaatatatttgtgtatataaatatttattgttaatttatttaatttataattatataatatatgtatagTTCTGTGTTTTCGTGtcttacattttagaaattaaaagtaTGTCTATGTTAAAATCCTATCATagctaataattaaaatttgtgattaaatattataaaaaaataaaatactaattatattaatattatcattttttatattttaatatagttttatattaaaagtatgATAGTTCTATATCACTTgtgaaaaaaatagtttatatatacACCTTTTTCTTATTGGTATTGGAAGTGATTGACCAATAGTAAGTATAAGAAGAGTGAAACATGAGATAATTGGTTTGAAATAGTAGTGGTGATCATGATCTGGTGCCATTGACCCACACAGATAACCCTACTCTGCTGCTATCTTTGCTAGCTTCTTCTTTGTTACTGATTCAACCTAATCAATCTCCACGCACCCGTATTGGAGCGTGCGTGCATGAATGCTTCACCATTTCAATCATTGCTTTGCCATTTTAATTACCATTCTCCACCTCACAACTCTCATGGTCACATCACCCAACCAAAGACCTTTTGCCTTTTTCCAAAATGTAGTGAAGATTCAAGTCCTTTCATATCTTTTTTTACCACCTTCTATCTCTTCATTCAAAAGTTATTCATTAGTAAAAGTAAATACCTTAGGTTCTTTAGAAAAGGAACATTTTTCATTGAAGGAAATGCGTTATTGATATAAAGTTTTAGATGATCAGAAATTATTGTTGAAATTAAGTGTATCTTTTTATCATTCATTTCAAATTATTATGGGATAAATGTGTTAACATCTATCCGTTTGTTAAGAAAAACATACATACAATGATCCAACACTGCAAATGCAACACAAGTCAACaaaacaacaattaaaacaCACCATGAGAGGGATAGATGGATAGATTGAGAGAAACCCTTTAACTCTTGCTTTTACTACTGAGCAACAGAAGGTGGCCCTCCATGTATATTTCTAGTTTTTGTACCTTTCCTTCTTCCATTACTatcttctcttcttctctttcaaaCATAAATAAGTGAGGTGCTTCTGTATTTTTCTGATAGGATCTATGAGGCCAAATCCCATCTCAATCAACCCTTTATTCTCCCTTACAACCTTGAATTTTCTTTAGTCCTTCTGTGCAATATTGCTGTCCTTATTCTTCAAGAATTGATGTCTGGTTTGTATAATCAGATTTCCTCACCTTCAACAGCAAGGGCCAGTTCTCCAAACATAAACATGAGAAGCAGTTTTGATGTTGAAAGGTATATCAATTGAGGGGTGTTTCTTCTTCTGTTATTTATTGtggaaattttgattttttcggTACCTATGTTCTATGCATAGTATATATCTGGAATGAGCTCTTCAATTAACTTCTGGATGCATGTTCTTATTCACGTTTTTATAGTCAGTACTTAACGGAGCTGCTAGCAGAACACCAGAAGCTTGGACCTTTCATGCAAGTCTTACCCTTGTGTACCAGGCTCTTAAATCAAGGTTTGTTATTCTAAATCTATGAGTCATAGTTTTAAATTGAGGTTGTGATTACGGTTTTGTTGCGATCCTTGTTATTGTGGGGAATACCAGAAAAAAATTGGATGATGCGGTCTTAATTGCGGTTGCAAATAGTAAATTACCTTGATGTTGCGACCAAAATTGCGATCATAGACTGTTTCTTAAAACCTTCCAAGGTTTCTGTTGTCCAGAATTTCTTCCTTTTGTTGTTCCATTGATTGCAACTGACCTCTTGTTTCAGGTGAATTTGGCTAGTCTCTAAAAACCCAGTTTTCTCGTTAGATGGACTAGtgtttcattttccttttgtAACTCCTTCAAATTGCACTGAATTGTCAAGTTATGACCTTTTCACCGGATTGAAGTATATAAggattttatttcaatttactgGTTGATTGATACTTAGCTCTGTTATCACTAATAATTCCTAAGGGAATTAGAAGTCTATATTGTTGAACAAAATACATGTAACTTGAAAACAGATTGGTCTAATAGACAGAAACCTAATTGAAGTTTGCTATAGTATACCATGTTGAAGTTTGCTCTGCTCATCTATATATTTGACCAATCTCTATTGTGTTTTAAACTATGAACAGAATGTTTAGTTGAATTGAAGACACTCCACTatagtaaaagaaataaattaggCGTATTCTTTTGAATGATTAGAGCAAGCTTTTACTATTAATGCTTGCTAAagcatttttgtttttataaccATGGTTTGAATTGTATGTGTTCGCTAGTACAGTACTACTCCTTCGTGTTCGTATTTGAAAACTTACATTCTTATATCCAATGTAACTTCATTATCAGAGATTTTAAGGGTTTCTGGAAAGAATGGATTGATGCAGAATCAAGGATTCAGTGACTATGATAGAGTGCAGTTCGGAAGCCCCAAACCCAACCTTATGCCTTCTTTAGACATACAACCAAATTTTACAGGATGGAACAGCATGTCACATGAAGTAAgtgttttaattttctgttTTGTTCTTGTTTTATTGATCATCCTCCAGTACTCTTTTCTGTTTAGTTCCTATTTGTTCTTGCTTCATTGTTAACCTATAAGCTATCGTTGTATTGTAAAGAAAATATCTCTCTAAGCCTATTACAACTTCAGGTACTTAGATTCTTAAGTTATCTATTTGTCGCAGTGTATAGGTGACAATAGTTGCAATATTAtacaaaaaaacattaatttgtTTTCACCCTTTAACCAAGACTTTAAGCTTTTGGATTCATAACAAGGTATTAAATCCTTTGTAACCAAGTGGTCTTACTACCGCACTCTTTTAGTAAAATGTTTTAGTTTCAGTACAAGGAAGGTGAACCTATGCATTATCTATGCTCTTTCTTGCGTGAGGAGGCATGTGAGTTCATCTAGCAGCTAAAACTTTTGTAGTTGCTAATTTACGACATGAATTTTGTCAATATTTGTGAAACTAGCGTTGGTTTCTTAATCCGTTTCAGTTGAAACAGAGCAGCTAAAACTTAATTTCTTTCCATCGAGTATCACTATCCCTCTTCCATTTTGTTtatcctttcttcttttttctctttttatcctCTGGTCATTTCATTTGCTAAGAGGTTATGTTGAATCTTACATCAGGGGTTAGCTGGAGTTCAGGGACTAAACGTAGATTGGCAAGCAGCATCAGGTGTACCAGGCTCTAACATTGTGAAGAGGATATTGCGCCTGGATATTGCTAATGATAGCTATCCAAAtgtaagaagaaaaatgtagaacATTTTAGTGCATTTTTCTGTAACATGTTCTATTAGTTTTATGGTGTTCTACTCAGAATTGAGTCACTAAGCTTAGCTTAAATTTCAGTTCAATTTTGTTGGACGGCTTCTTGGCCCTAGGGGTAATTCACTGAAGCGAGTGGAGGCTACCACAGGTTGCCGTGTATATATCAGAGGAAAAGGTTCAATAAAAGAACTTGATAAGGTGTCATCTCTTTCAAAGTTTTTCAAGTTGCAGCTTCTCCAATCCCAATTTATTGTCACAGTTGCTTTTCCTTTCAATTTTTAGAtagtttttttgtgtgtttttcttCACTAATATTGTTTTAATTGTAACTGTCTACCTTTTTATGATAAAAAGGAAGAGTTGTTAAGGGGAAGACCGGGCTATGAGCACTTAAATGAGCCACTGCACATTTTGATTGAGGCTGAATTACCTGTAAATATTGTTGACATAAGGCTGAGGCAAGCACAGGAGATCATAGAAGAGCTACTTAAACCCATGGTATCTCTTTACTGTTTTAACTTTAATGCTGAACTCAGAATTTTACTTAACAATTACATATTTTGTCTCAACTTTTCTACCTAGACATTTATTTTATGCAAGGAGTTATCAATTATATGGCACTGTTATCGTTTATTGTAGTAGCAACAAGTACTCggatttaaaaataagaaaagattTTTCAGGTCATCTGAAAACTTCATTTCCTTTTTAAAAGTTCTGTTTTAGTTATTATTCTGTAAATCAATCCACTAAAAGGGTTTATATGCTAATAAATTAGCTGTACCATACAGAGATAAATATGTAGAAAAGTGGGTTTTCTTTGCAGCAAAATGTTCCATGAGTCAAGCTGCAAATCACTTACCGAAGTGAGATTAAGGGTAAAGTGTGTGTTGTATAGAAGTACCTCTTATTCTCCTCCATTTCATGTGCAGGATGAGTCACAGGACCTTTACAAAAGGCAACAACTAAGAGAACTTGCTATGCTGAATTCCAATTTTAGAGAAGAGAGTCCTCAACTCAGTGGCAGTCCCTCCACATTCACCTCCAATGAAATGAAACGGGCCAAAACAGACCAATAGTGTGTCTACATTGCCAAATGTGTCATCTCCTGCATGTAAATTCTGTGAAGCAGCAACAAGAAAACTTCGCAAAAAGATGGAAACAAAACCGGGGTACATATTAAGTCACAATCAATTGCACCAATAGACATGTAAAACTAGGAAAAActtcattattatatattttaaccgATTGATTAGTATATATATCTGCAATGTCTATAAACAGAACTCTGTTGAACtgattattattatcattactaTTATTGTTGGTTCATGATTGCATGAAAGAAGAGTTGATACAAGAGCAAGTACTTTTCTGAGCACAGTAACAGTGTTCTGTTATGTAAGCCATATATCTTAAGGATGATATGATGTGTATTGTTGGTGGGGTCTCTGAGGTTAATGCAGTAGACGTGGACGCTGTTGTCTGTAGCTATACTGAGCCAAACTGATCCTGTTTTGGCTTGACTTATTAACCATGTCCTTGTAAAGTGGAACTATTCTAGATTTCTACAACTCCATCGTGGGGCCATCATATCCCTATCCACCACCACATTCTTCATACTTATGCCAAACCACATCTTCTCATAAAAGTATTCAGTAGTCAAGGACTATCATCAAGTATTCATGGTTACAATAATActtataaaatatgtaatattCATTCATGATTtagactataataataataagttatgGATTAAATacacaaattgatttttatttctagtCCATACTTTAGAGTAGGGGTGGCAAAGTGGGGCCTGCCGTGCGGGAAGGTCCGTGGCCCGCTGAAAAAAATGTGGAACGGGTTGCTTATTTCTACCCGCTGGCCCACTTAGGCTCGCCCCGCATAACCCACAGCTCGTGCGGGGCGGGTTGGTttgcataactttaaaatatataaaacatgtAGTAATATTCATGATTTAAACTATAATAAGTTATGGATTAAGTACACAATAATAAGTTATGGATTAAGtacatgaaattgatttttatttctagtCCACACTTTGGAGTAGGGGTGACAAAGTGGGGCGGACCGTAGGGGAGGCCTGCGGCCTGCTGAAGAAAACGCGGGGCGAGTTGCTTATTTCAACCCGTTGGCCCGCTTAGGCCTGCCCCGCATAACTCGCAGTCCGTGCGGGCTAAGTGCGGGGCAGGACGGATTGATctgcataactttaaaatgtataaaaaaaaatttacacccctatattttcttcatgtagccttatattttacattccgaaatttttaataacatcttacTATGCATatttcatgaaaataatattatgagaccATTTATCTAATGcacctaaataaataaaaaatcaattttttattaaaaattattatttttaataaatatttcttatgcaGGCCAACCCTTGTGCGGGGCGGATTAAAAAAATCAGCCCGCGAATTCTCTGCAAAATGGGTCAACCCGACCCGCTTTTTGCAAGCCAAGTACGGGACAGGCCTATGCGGGACGGGCGAGCCTGCATTGCCACCCCTACTTTagagaaaattattgaaatttatttttatcagtaCTATAATATAATATCTATGTTAATGATGAGtgaacataaaatattttaacatcttaATCCTTCAAATCCGTTTGATAGTTAAAAAGCTGGCAATAATAATtctaataattttgttattgtaCAATAATGTCCAAAATTTAGACTACGAAAATTAATTTCACGTATAAATACaggacaaaaatatatttaattctattattatctatttattttgcttaataaatataatatacaaatttcaatccttttaattttttatttttattattatcatcctCTCATTCTATTGAATTAATGGCAGTCCACTTAATCATCCTTATTCAAGATCTTGTTCAAAAAGATAGAGTTTAATACCATTCCCATCGTTGATAATGATTTCTTTACCAATCATCATATAAAATGAGCTTAAGGTCTGCTTTATAACTAAATAAGATCAATAATTAAGGTGAGTTGATGTATCATCATTGTTTTAGTATACTTTTTAGTTCTCCATGACTATGACAGCATTTTCTATTAAATGTATTCTGTTTTAGTTGTTTCATACACGAAACTCTGATTTCgaaaataacaacaataattgaAAGGAATACCATCTTTTATAAGTTACAAAGAGCTATGGGTAAGATAAATATTTgcgtatttttttaaagtaaccaagcgataaatatatatttaatcaaatattaagttgatattattattgattttttttctttatagcATATTGTTTACGAAAGCTAGAACAATAAAAGTAAATTACCTCTAAGCAAAATATCACTTGTCTATAATTTAAAACAAGCATTCTAATAATAATCTTTTTGAATTAAAATGAAGctaaattacaataattaagTAACTTGAAATTGTTCACTATTTATAATATACTacctttaaatataaaataccaCATACAAAATTGATAATTTGTTGAAAATTCAATCAAAAGTAATGATTTAACTCAACATGAATTAATAAAGCAAAtagaaaacattttaatttatattttttttatagagaaGCTAAAAAcacttatattattaaattaaaaacgaGGAAAGAAAACTGTGACACTTGTTCCACTGTTTTGTAGACGTGTGGAGGGTTTGAGCCAAGAAATCGGGTACGCAGTCTTATTGGACTGGACTGGGCACAGGGAGAAGATCCAATCCAATTCCAAATCCAATACGAGAGTGAATTCAATTTACAAATTAGGTTCCTATTTGGTTTCAGATTCTCATTCATTGATCTGTGTTGCGTGGTTGTGCAGTAGTTGTGAGAAGATGGGGAAACAAATTGTACCGGTGAAATCGGTGATCTACGCTCTGTCCCCTTTCCAGCAGAAGATAATGCCGGGTCTCTGGAAGGACTTGCCCACCAAGATTCATCACAAGGTCTCTGAGAATTGGATCAGCGCCACCCTCTTGCTCGGTCCCCTCGTCGGCACCTACGCGTAAGtctctctccctctctttctctctctgtgTGTTAGGGTTTCCCCCTTTTGTCTCATGATTATGTATTATATGTTTATCGTTGTGAATTCAATCGAGTGATGATGAACAGTTAAGCGTTTTGTTGTTGGTTTTGGACCGGAATTACTCGGTCCCCTCGTCGGCACCTGCACGTAACTTTCTCTTTCTATCTCTCTTTGTTAGGGTTTCCTCTTTATATGTTTTACGCGATGATTATGTATTATTTGTTTATCGTTGTGAGTTCAGTCGAATGACGATGAGCAGTTAAACATTTTGTTGTTGGTTTTGGATCTGAATTGGTCTCGAACCTTGCTGGAAGAAGGCGCTGTGTTCTGATTTGTCAGGGAACAGGAAACGAATC comes from the Phaseolus vulgaris cultivar G19833 chromosome 8, P. vulgaris v2.0, whole genome shotgun sequence genome and includes:
- the LOC137823401 gene encoding KH domain-containing protein At3g08620-like isoform X1, whose translation is MIYEAKSHLNQPFILPYNLEFSLVLLCNIAVLILQELMSGLYNQISSPSTARASSPNINMRSSFDVESQYLTELLAEHQKLGPFMQVLPLCTRLLNQEILRVSGKNGLMQNQGFSDYDRVQFGSPKPNLMPSLDIQPNFTGWNSMSHEGLAGVQGLNVDWQAASGVPGSNIVKRILRLDIANDSYPNFNFVGRLLGPRGNSLKRVEATTGCRVYIRGKGSIKELDKEELLRGRPGYEHLNEPLHILIEAELPVNIVDIRLRQAQEIIEELLKPMDESQDLYKRQQLRELAMLNSNFREESPQLSGSPSTFTSNEMKRAKTDQ
- the LOC137823401 gene encoding KH domain-containing protein At3g08620-like isoform X2, with translation MSGLYNQISSPSTARASSPNINMRSSFDVESQYLTELLAEHQKLGPFMQVLPLCTRLLNQEILRVSGKNGLMQNQGFSDYDRVQFGSPKPNLMPSLDIQPNFTGWNSMSHEGLAGVQGLNVDWQAASGVPGSNIVKRILRLDIANDSYPNFNFVGRLLGPRGNSLKRVEATTGCRVYIRGKGSIKELDKEELLRGRPGYEHLNEPLHILIEAELPVNIVDIRLRQAQEIIEELLKPMDESQDLYKRQQLRELAMLNSNFREESPQLSGSPSTFTSNEMKRAKTDQ
- the LOC137823402 gene encoding cytochrome b-c1 complex subunit 8-like isoform X2 yields the protein MGKQIVPVKSVIYALSPFQQKIMPGLWKDLPTKIHHKVSENWISATLLLGPLVGTYAYVQNYLEHEKLSHRY
- the LOC137823402 gene encoding cytochrome b-c1 complex subunit 8-like isoform X1 — translated: MGKQIVPVKSVIYALSPFQQKIMPGLWKDLPTKIHHKVSENWISATLLLGPLVGTYASSHAPPTTTTRPVVRLPRSRG